A single genomic interval of Streptococcus suis harbors:
- the rpoB gene encoding DNA-directed RNA polymerase subunit beta, producing the protein MAGHEVQYGKHRTRRSFSRIKEVLDLPNLIEIQTDSFQDFLDYGLKEVFEDVLPVSNFTDTMELEFVGYELKEPKYTLEEARAHDANYSAPIYVTFRLVNKETGEIKTQEVFFGEFPIMTEMGTFIINGAERIIVSQLVRSPGVYFNDKVDKNGKVGYGSTVIPNRGAWLELETDSKDIAYTRIDRTRKIPFTTLVRALGFSGDDEIFDIFGDSELVRNTIEKDIHKNPADSRTDEALKEIYERLRPGEPKTAESSRSLLTARFFDPRRYDLAPVGRYKINKKLNLRTRLLNQTLAEHVINGETGEIVLEAGTVLSRDVLEKVEAQFDELNLVEYIPNDNAVLLEPVLLQKFKIVAPKDPERVVTVIGNANPAENVRTVTPADILAEMSYFLNLAEGLGRVDDIDHLGNRRIRAVGELLANQVRIGLTRMERNLRERMSVQDNEVLTPQQIINIRPVTAAIKEFFGSSQLSQFMDQHNPLSELSHKRRLSALGPGGLTRDRAGYEVRDVHYTHYGRMCPIETPEGPNIGLINNLSSYGHLNKYGFIQTPYRKIDRATGTVTNEIVWLTADEEDAYIVAQSTSPLDENNRFVDKIVMGRHQGNNQEFPADSADFMDVSPKQVVAVATACIPFLENDDSNRALMGANMQRQAVPLIDPKAPYVGTGMEYQAAHDSGAAIIAQHDGKVVYADADKVEVRREDGSLDVYHISKFRRSNSGTAYNQRTLVKLGDIVEKGDFIADGPSMENGEMALGQNPIVAYMTWEGYNFEDAVIMSERLVKDDVYTSVHLEEYESETRDTKLGPEEITREIPNVGEDALRNLDEMGIIRIGAEVKEGDILVGKVTPKGEKDLSAEERLLHAIFGDKSREVRDTSLRVPHGADGVVRDVKIFTRANGDELQSGVNMLVRVYIAQKRKIKVGDKMAGRHGNKGVVSRIVPVEDMPYLPDGTPVDIMLNPLGVPSRMNIGQVMELHLGMAARNLGIHIATPVFDGASSEDLWSTVKEAGMDSDAKTILYDGRTGEPFDNRVSVGVMYMIKLHHMVDDKLHARSVGPYSLVTQQPLGGKAQFGGQRFGEMEVWALEAYGASNVLQEILTYKSDDVTGRLKAYEAITKGKPIPKPGVPESFRVLVKELQSLGLDMRVLDEDNNEVELRDLDEGEDDDIIHVDDLEKARAKAAADAAAAFAAEEAEGKE; encoded by the coding sequence TTGGCAGGACATGAAGTTCAGTACGGTAAGCACCGTACCCGTCGTAGTTTTTCAAGAATCAAGGAAGTTCTTGATTTACCAAATTTGATTGAAATCCAAACGGACTCTTTCCAAGACTTTTTAGATTATGGTTTGAAAGAAGTCTTTGAAGATGTACTTCCAGTTTCAAACTTTACGGATACCATGGAATTGGAATTCGTTGGTTATGAATTGAAAGAGCCTAAATACACATTGGAAGAGGCGCGTGCGCATGATGCGAACTACTCAGCTCCAATCTATGTGACTTTCCGTCTGGTGAATAAAGAAACTGGCGAGATCAAGACACAAGAAGTCTTCTTCGGTGAGTTTCCAATCATGACTGAAATGGGTACCTTCATCATCAACGGTGCAGAGCGTATCATCGTTTCTCAGTTGGTTCGTTCACCAGGTGTCTACTTCAATGATAAAGTAGATAAGAACGGTAAAGTAGGTTATGGTTCAACGGTTATCCCTAACCGTGGAGCTTGGTTGGAATTGGAAACAGATTCAAAAGACATTGCCTACACTCGTATTGACCGTACGCGTAAGATTCCGTTCACAACGCTTGTTCGTGCGCTTGGTTTCTCAGGTGATGATGAAATCTTTGACATCTTCGGTGATAGCGAATTGGTTCGCAATACCATTGAAAAAGATATTCATAAAAACCCAGCAGATTCTCGTACGGATGAAGCGCTTAAGGAAATCTATGAGCGCCTTCGTCCAGGTGAACCAAAGACAGCTGAAAGCTCTCGTAGCCTTTTGACAGCTCGTTTCTTTGACCCACGTCGTTACGACTTGGCACCTGTTGGTCGTTACAAGATTAATAAAAAACTCAACCTCCGTACTCGTTTGCTCAACCAAACACTTGCTGAGCATGTGATTAACGGTGAGACAGGCGAAATCGTCTTGGAAGCTGGTACTGTGTTGAGTCGTGATGTGCTTGAAAAAGTAGAAGCACAATTCGATGAGCTCAACTTGGTAGAATATATTCCAAATGACAATGCTGTTCTTCTTGAGCCAGTTCTTTTGCAGAAATTCAAGATTGTAGCTCCTAAGGATCCAGAACGTGTTGTGACGGTGATTGGTAATGCTAATCCAGCTGAAAATGTGCGTACAGTAACGCCTGCGGATATCTTGGCAGAGATGAGCTACTTCCTCAACTTGGCTGAGGGTCTTGGTCGTGTAGATGATATTGACCACTTGGGTAACCGTCGTATTCGTGCCGTTGGTGAATTGCTTGCTAACCAAGTACGTATCGGTTTGACACGTATGGAACGTAACTTGCGTGAGCGTATGTCTGTTCAAGACAATGAAGTATTGACGCCACAACAAATCATCAATATCCGTCCTGTTACAGCCGCAATCAAAGAATTCTTTGGTTCATCTCAGTTGTCACAGTTCATGGACCAACACAACCCACTTTCTGAGTTGTCTCACAAACGCCGTTTGTCAGCCTTGGGACCTGGTGGTTTGACTCGTGACCGTGCTGGCTACGAGGTTCGAGACGTTCACTACACTCACTATGGTCGTATGTGTCCGATTGAAACGCCTGAGGGACCAAACATCGGTTTGATCAACAACTTGTCTTCTTATGGTCACCTCAACAAGTATGGCTTCATCCAAACACCATACCGTAAGATTGACCGTGCAACTGGTACAGTTACAAATGAGATTGTTTGGTTGACAGCCGATGAAGAAGATGCCTACATCGTAGCACAATCAACATCACCTCTTGATGAAAACAACCGCTTCGTTGATAAGATTGTTATGGGACGTCACCAAGGTAACAACCAAGAGTTCCCAGCAGATTCAGCAGACTTCATGGATGTATCTCCGAAACAGGTAGTTGCTGTTGCGACAGCATGTATTCCTTTCTTGGAAAACGATGACTCCAACCGTGCCCTCATGGGTGCCAACATGCAACGTCAGGCTGTTCCATTGATTGATCCAAAAGCACCTTACGTTGGTACTGGTATGGAATACCAGGCTGCCCATGACTCAGGTGCGGCAATTATCGCTCAACACGATGGTAAGGTTGTTTACGCAGATGCGGACAAGGTAGAAGTGCGTCGTGAAGATGGATCGCTTGACGTCTACCACATTTCTAAATTCCGTCGTTCAAACTCTGGTACTGCCTACAACCAACGTACCCTTGTAAAATTGGGCGACATCGTAGAAAAAGGCGACTTCATCGCAGATGGACCTTCTATGGAAAATGGGGAAATGGCTCTTGGTCAAAACCCTATCGTTGCCTACATGACCTGGGAAGGTTACAACTTTGAGGACGCGGTTATCATGTCTGAACGCCTTGTGAAAGACGATGTTTATACATCTGTTCACTTGGAAGAATACGAATCAGAAACACGCGACACCAAGTTAGGCCCTGAAGAAATCACTCGCGAAATTCCAAACGTTGGTGAAGATGCTCTTCGCAACTTGGATGAAATGGGGATTATTCGTATTGGTGCTGAGGTTAAAGAAGGCGATATTCTTGTTGGTAAAGTCACTCCAAAAGGTGAAAAAGATCTTTCTGCTGAAGAGCGTCTCTTGCACGCAATCTTCGGTGACAAGTCACGTGAAGTACGTGATACCTCTCTTCGTGTACCTCACGGTGCTGATGGTGTCGTTCGTGATGTGAAAATCTTTACTCGTGCCAACGGTGATGAATTGCAATCAGGTGTTAACATGTTGGTTCGTGTTTACATCGCTCAAAAACGTAAGATCAAGGTCGGAGATAAGATGGCCGGTCGTCACGGTAACAAGGGTGTCGTTTCACGTATTGTACCTGTTGAGGATATGCCATATCTTCCAGACGGAACACCAGTTGACATCATGTTGAACCCACTCGGGGTGCCATCACGTATGAACATCGGTCAGGTTATGGAACTTCACTTGGGTATGGCGGCTCGCAACTTGGGCATCCATATCGCAACACCAGTTTTCGATGGTGCAAGTTCAGAAGACCTCTGGTCAACTGTTAAAGAAGCAGGTATGGACTCAGATGCCAAAACCATTCTTTACGATGGACGTACAGGTGAGCCATTTGACAACCGTGTGTCTGTCGGTGTCATGTACATGATCAAGCTTCACCACATGGTTGACGACAAGCTTCATGCTCGTTCAGTCGGACCATACTCACTCGTTACCCAACAGCCACTCGGGGGTAAGGCTCAGTTTGGTGGTCAGCGTTTCGGTGAGATGGAGGTTTGGGCCCTTGAAGCCTACGGTGCTTCTAACGTCCTTCAAGAAATCTTGACTTACAAGTCAGATGATGTGACAGGCCGTCTGAAAGCCTATGAAGCCATCACCAAAGGTAAACCAATTCCAAAACCAGGTGTTCCAGAATCATTCCGCGTTCTTGTCAAAGAATTGCAATCACTTGGTTTGGATATGCGTGTCCTTGATGAAGACAACAACGAAGTAGAATTGCGTGACCTTGATGAAGGTGAAGATGATGACATCATCCACGTAGATGATCTTGAAAAAGCACGTGCAAAAGCCGCAGCTGACGCAGCCGCAGCCTTTGCAGCAGAAGAAGCAGAAGGCAAAGAATAA